Proteins from one Mucilaginibacter jinjuensis genomic window:
- a CDS encoding RluA family pseudouridine synthase, translating to MKIPKFADLILFEDDNIIVVNKPPFISTLDEREGAEINMLRLAKSYHDDAQICHRLDKETSGALIIAKNPEAYRLVSMQFERRKVKKVYHAVIEGTHVFEELFVDLPILNTGKGSVSISRQDGKRAETWFQSLKYYKHYTLVECRPVTGRMHQIRIHLATQRASIAGDEMYKGKPVFLSSLKRKYHLGKDQEEQPIMKRFALHAFEVTFKINEETEVTIHAPYPKDFDTLLKLLDKFDS from the coding sequence ATGAAGATTCCAAAATTTGCAGACCTGATATTGTTTGAAGACGATAATATAATTGTAGTTAACAAACCCCCGTTTATAAGTACCCTCGATGAGCGCGAAGGCGCCGAGATTAACATGCTGCGTTTAGCCAAAAGCTATCACGACGATGCACAGATATGCCATCGCCTGGATAAAGAGACCTCTGGCGCACTGATTATTGCTAAAAACCCCGAAGCTTACCGCCTGGTATCTATGCAGTTTGAGCGCCGGAAGGTTAAAAAAGTATACCATGCTGTGATAGAAGGCACGCATGTGTTTGAAGAACTATTTGTAGACCTGCCCATCCTTAACACCGGTAAAGGCAGTGTAAGCATCAGCAGACAAGATGGCAAACGGGCCGAAACCTGGTTTCAATCTTTAAAATATTATAAACATTACACCCTGGTAGAGTGCCGCCCGGTAACAGGCCGAATGCACCAGATCCGTATCCACCTGGCTACCCAACGCGCCTCAATTGCCGGCGACGAAATGTATAAAGGTAAGCCTGTGTTCCTGTCGTCGCTTAAGCGCAAATACCATTTAGGTAAAGACCAGGAAGAGCAACCGATTATGAAACGTTTCGCCTTGCATGCTTTCGAGGTTACCTTTAAAATCAATGAAGAAACTGAAGTAACTATCCACGCACCGTATCCTAAAGATTTTGACACATTATTGAAATTGCTGGATAAATTCGACTCGTAG
- a CDS encoding arginine decarboxylase produces the protein MQSYQEFLDLSVGFPQEGFEIIEDELFFNDLNLMEMIETYGTPLRFTYLPIISKKIQQAKLMFQQAIVKNNYRGSYKYCYCTKSSHFKHIVEEALRNDIHLETSSAFDMPMIDALEKKGVVTKDITVICNGFKTFQYKQYIIDMLHDGFSNIIPVLDNKEEFNIFDDEIEMDTPCNLGIRIAAEEQPDSQFYTSRLGIRQEDIIDFYYNKIEKNPNFKLKLLHFFINSGISDTPYYWNELEKYVTLYCKLKKINPDLDTLDIGGGMPFKDSLVFDFDYEYMVNEIVSRIKEICAENDTIEPDIITEFGKYTVAEASGILYKVLGRKQQNDRERWLMLDGSFITNLPDVWALNQKYILLPINNWDSEYERVNLGGITCDGQDYYNQEAHMNSVFMPKTRKVQYLGFFNTGAYQEVLSGYGGIHHCLLPSPKHVIIRRNRDETFNFEVFGEEQNSKQVLKILGYTT, from the coding sequence ATGCAAAGTTACCAGGAGTTCCTTGACCTGAGTGTGGGTTTCCCGCAGGAGGGTTTCGAGATCATAGAAGACGAATTATTCTTTAACGATCTGAACCTGATGGAGATGATAGAAACGTACGGCACCCCCCTGCGTTTTACCTATCTGCCCATTATCTCAAAAAAAATACAACAGGCCAAGCTGATGTTTCAGCAGGCTATTGTGAAAAACAACTACCGCGGTAGTTATAAGTATTGCTATTGCACCAAGAGTTCGCACTTCAAACATATTGTTGAAGAGGCGTTGCGCAACGACATCCACCTTGAAACATCATCAGCCTTTGATATGCCGATGATTGATGCGCTGGAGAAAAAAGGTGTGGTAACCAAAGATATTACTGTGATCTGCAATGGTTTTAAAACCTTCCAGTACAAACAGTATATTATTGATATGCTGCACGATGGATTCAGTAACATCATCCCGGTGCTGGATAACAAAGAAGAGTTCAACATTTTTGATGACGAGATTGAGATGGACACCCCTTGTAACCTGGGTATCCGTATCGCAGCTGAGGAGCAACCTGATTCGCAATTCTATACTTCGCGTCTGGGTATCCGCCAGGAAGACATCATCGATTTTTACTACAACAAAATTGAGAAAAACCCTAACTTTAAATTAAAGTTACTGCACTTCTTCATCAATTCTGGTATCTCTGACACGCCCTATTACTGGAACGAGCTGGAGAAATATGTTACCCTGTATTGCAAGCTGAAAAAGATCAACCCGGATCTGGATACTTTGGATATTGGCGGTGGTATGCCGTTTAAAGATTCGCTGGTATTTGATTTCGATTACGAATACATGGTAAACGAGATTGTAAGCCGTATCAAAGAAATCTGTGCCGAGAATGACACCATCGAACCGGATATTATCACCGAGTTTGGTAAATATACCGTGGCTGAAGCTTCCGGTATCCTTTACAAAGTATTGGGCCGCAAGCAACAGAACGACCGCGAGCGCTGGTTAATGCTGGATGGTTCATTCATTACCAACCTGCCTGATGTTTGGGCTCTGAACCAAAAATACATCCTGCTGCCAATTAACAACTGGGATTCTGAATACGAGCGTGTAAACTTAGGTGGTATTACCTGCGACGGTCAGGATTATTACAACCAGGAAGCCCACATGAACAGTGTGTTTATGCCGAAGACACGTAAGGTACAATACCTGGGTTTCTTTAACACCGGCGCTTACCAGGAAGTATTGAGCGGTTATGGTGGTATCCATCACTGCCTGCTGCCATCGCCTAAACACGTTATCATCCGCAGAAACCGCGACGAGACATTCAACTTCGAGGTATTTGGCGAAGAGCAAAATAGCAAACAAGTATTGAAGATACTGGGCTACACGACTTAG
- the ctlX gene encoding citrulline utilization hydrolase CtlX: MNQSTSTILMIKPVRFGYNEQTAESNAFQTNIDLKAEEAQVNALKEFDAFVAMLYSNGVNVIVIDDTPSPHTPDSIFPNNWISFHDNGDILLYPMQAENRRLERRKDIIRQLEESYSVKHVIDLSHFEELNQFLEGTGSMVLDRINKIAYACLSPRTDAEVLEAFSKQENYKVLLFNSVDANNQPIYHTNVVMCIGTAFAVICLDSIKDAQEKQLVVNTLKQSGKEVIDITFEQMNQFAGNMLEVESISGEKLLVMSQKAYQSLTAEQVTILSKYARLIYADLDTIETLGGGSARCMLAEVHLPKIVA; the protein is encoded by the coding sequence ATGAACCAATCCACATCTACCATATTAATGATCAAACCTGTTAGGTTTGGTTATAACGAGCAAACGGCCGAAAGCAACGCTTTCCAAACCAACATTGATTTAAAGGCCGAAGAAGCACAGGTCAACGCATTAAAAGAGTTTGATGCGTTTGTAGCTATGCTGTACAGTAACGGCGTTAATGTGATAGTGATTGATGATACACCATCGCCGCATACACCAGATTCCATATTCCCAAACAATTGGATCTCGTTTCATGATAATGGCGACATATTGCTCTACCCCATGCAAGCAGAGAACCGCCGACTGGAACGTCGGAAAGATATTATCCGCCAACTCGAAGAAAGTTACAGCGTTAAGCATGTGATAGATCTGAGCCATTTTGAAGAATTGAATCAATTCCTGGAAGGTACCGGCAGTATGGTTTTGGATCGGATTAATAAAATTGCCTACGCCTGCCTCTCCCCTCGCACTGATGCTGAAGTACTTGAAGCATTTAGTAAGCAGGAAAATTATAAAGTACTGTTATTTAATTCAGTAGATGCAAATAATCAACCTATATATCATACCAATGTGGTAATGTGTATCGGTACTGCTTTTGCTGTTATTTGTCTCGATAGTATTAAAGATGCGCAGGAAAAACAACTGGTAGTTAACACTTTAAAACAATCTGGTAAAGAGGTAATCGATATTACTTTCGAGCAGATGAACCAGTTTGCCGGCAATATGCTGGAAGTTGAAAGTATAAGTGGGGAAAAGCTATTGGTAATGTCGCAAAAAGCCTATCAATCTTTAACCGCAGAACAGGTTACTATCCTCAGCAAATACGCCCGTTTAATTTATGCTGATCTTGATACGATTGAAACCCTCGGTGGTGGCAGCGCACGCTGTATGTTGGCAGAGGTACATTTACCTAAAATTGTAGCTTAG
- a CDS encoding arginine deiminase family protein encodes MINDKHFKINVTSEIGRLRALLIHSPDSGLGKVVPSKAQDWLFEDIIHLDTMRKGEYDYYVKLLMYFLDDAKINGRLAEIDSSENERAFYKPDNKNFHASNKVIEFQSLLTDILADEETRLKLVASVCAIESCNYRLQEQLTNTNPVDLAKVFISGSLSDGKMIFAPIPNLIFSRDIGIIINGHVLINKPAKKARSRETLLARYIFFNHPLFAAYQDKIIEIPEMEQYFLRPGEDNDERTTLEGGDVMVVSADHVIIGCSERTSASGANEAIKLLFENKVVKKVTVVKIPHKRDYMHIDTIFTQVKRNVWVLLGSLAITKAAVNEIEPISWFVDKRLKDRPEIIQFFSDQQQPRHFKSLEELLDDISQVDLQSTEPTKFIYSGNNTFPFDAREQWTDSCNLLALKEGVVLGYDRNDKTVEAFKASGFKTVKVTKLLQQLENKKITIDDLQDLLILMPSSELSRARGGFHCMSMPLLRDEI; translated from the coding sequence ATGATAAACGATAAACATTTTAAGATCAACGTTACCTCAGAAATTGGCCGTTTACGTGCGTTGTTAATACATAGTCCCGATAGCGGTTTGGGTAAAGTTGTGCCCTCTAAAGCGCAGGACTGGCTTTTTGAAGACATTATTCACCTGGATACCATGCGCAAGGGCGAGTATGATTACTACGTTAAACTGCTCATGTATTTCCTGGACGATGCAAAAATAAACGGACGATTAGCCGAGATCGATTCATCAGAAAACGAACGTGCTTTCTACAAGCCGGATAACAAAAACTTCCACGCATCTAATAAAGTCATCGAATTTCAGTCGCTATTGACAGATATTTTGGCTGATGAAGAAACCCGTTTAAAACTGGTAGCCTCGGTGTGCGCCATTGAAAGCTGCAACTATCGCCTACAGGAGCAGCTGACCAATACAAACCCGGTTGATCTGGCTAAAGTATTTATATCAGGCTCGTTAAGCGACGGAAAGATGATCTTTGCCCCCATCCCCAACCTGATCTTTTCGCGCGATATTGGCATCATCATTAACGGCCACGTACTCATTAACAAACCTGCTAAAAAAGCACGCTCGCGCGAAACTTTGCTGGCACGTTATATTTTCTTTAATCATCCGCTGTTTGCTGCTTACCAGGACAAGATCATCGAGATTCCGGAGATGGAGCAATATTTCCTCCGCCCTGGCGAGGATAATGATGAACGTACCACCCTCGAAGGCGGCGACGTAATGGTGGTAAGTGCCGACCATGTAATTATCGGTTGCAGCGAGCGCACATCCGCCAGTGGTGCTAACGAGGCCATTAAACTGCTGTTTGAGAACAAGGTGGTAAAGAAGGTTACCGTAGTTAAAATTCCGCATAAACGTGACTACATGCACATCGATACCATTTTTACACAGGTAAAACGAAACGTTTGGGTACTACTGGGTTCGCTGGCCATAACCAAGGCAGCAGTGAATGAAATTGAGCCAATCTCGTGGTTTGTAGATAAACGTTTGAAAGACCGTCCGGAGATTATCCAGTTTTTCAGCGATCAGCAGCAGCCACGCCACTTTAAGAGTTTGGAGGAGTTACTGGATGATATTAGTCAAGTTGATCTGCAAAGTACAGAACCTACAAAGTTCATCTATTCAGGCAATAACACCTTCCCTTTTGATGCCCGCGAGCAATGGACGGATTCGTGCAACCTGCTAGCCCTTAAAGAAGGCGTTGTTTTAGGCTATGACCGTAACGATAAAACAGTAGAAGCATTTAAAGCCAGTGGGTTTAAAACCGTGAAAGTAACCAAGCTACTACAACAGCTTGAAAATAAAAAGATTACGATTGATGATTTGCAGGATCTGTTGATACTAATGCCATCGTCTGAGTTATCCCGCGCACGCGGTGGTTTCCACTGTATGAGTATGCCGCTGTTAAGGGACGAAATATAA
- the argS gene encoding arginine--tRNA ligase has protein sequence MNFIIAAAVKAVKTLYNTDIAEADINLQETRKEFEGQVTIVTFPFTRFSKKSPEKTGTDIGEFLQNEVNEVSGFNVIKGFLNISLSDSYWLDQLNNTILTPDFTVGKPNGKKVMVEYSSPNTNKPLHLGHVRNNLLGFSVSEILAADGYEVIKANLVNDRGIHICKSMLAWQDFGNGETPVSSHMKGDKLVGKYYVIADKQIKKELSSILDGIYKQNDLSIFSTSTLVKVKSHLEKISVLENNIYNDIDRLIDDLGKIGYNYFGLPFHRNCESILDKEISVKQLFAITTSEFSAEDKEVKLKQLNKLLKTALESEEKIEKEKEEITALAKSATPFTKRAQGMLKKWEADDEEVISLWKTMNGWVYEGFTETYNKLGVSFDKFYYESNTYLLGKDIVEEGLASGVFFQKPDGSVWIDLTADGLDEKLVRRADGTSVYITQDLGTAQLKYDDYHMDESIYVVGNEQDYHFKVLFLILQKLGKTWAKGLFHLSYGMVDLPSGKMKSREGTVVDADDLISEMEQTAKTQTEALGKVEGYSEEDKNHLYHIIGMGALKYFLLKVEPKKRLLFDPNESIDFQGHTGPFIQYTHARIKSVLSRAGVDYSETLPIETLDAVERDLIIALTQFPEIISQAAKNYSPAIIANYVYELAKTFNKFYHEKSILQAEDETLKKFRLQLSAASARVISKGMGLLGIEVPERM, from the coding sequence ATGAATTTTATTATAGCAGCGGCTGTCAAAGCTGTTAAGACTTTATATAATACCGATATTGCCGAAGCCGATATTAATTTGCAGGAAACCCGCAAAGAGTTTGAAGGCCAGGTAACCATCGTTACTTTTCCGTTTACCCGGTTTTCTAAAAAATCACCGGAAAAAACCGGTACTGATATTGGCGAATTTCTTCAGAATGAAGTAAACGAGGTATCAGGCTTTAATGTGATTAAAGGATTCCTGAATATCTCGTTAAGCGATAGCTACTGGTTAGATCAGCTGAACAATACCATCCTTACACCTGATTTTACCGTAGGCAAACCAAACGGTAAAAAAGTAATGGTTGAATATTCTTCGCCAAATACCAATAAGCCTCTGCATTTGGGGCACGTACGCAATAACCTGTTGGGTTTTTCTGTTTCGGAAATTCTGGCTGCTGATGGTTACGAAGTGATTAAAGCTAATTTGGTGAACGATCGCGGCATCCACATCTGCAAATCAATGCTGGCCTGGCAAGATTTTGGCAATGGTGAGACCCCGGTTTCATCGCACATGAAAGGTGATAAATTGGTTGGTAAATATTATGTAATTGCCGACAAACAGATTAAAAAAGAATTAAGTTCAATTCTTGACGGGATTTATAAACAAAACGATTTATCTATATTTTCTACTAGTACATTAGTTAAAGTAAAAAGCCATCTTGAAAAGATATCTGTCTTAGAAAATAATATTTACAACGATATTGATAGACTTATCGATGATTTAGGTAAGATTGGTTACAATTACTTCGGTCTCCCATTTCACAGAAATTGTGAATCTATTCTTGATAAAGAAATCTCTGTTAAACAATTATTTGCAATAACTACATCTGAATTTTCAGCAGAAGACAAAGAGGTTAAATTGAAACAACTAAACAAATTGTTAAAAACGGCTTTAGAAAGTGAAGAAAAAATTGAAAAAGAAAAAGAAGAGATAACTGCACTTGCAAAATCTGCAACTCCTTTTACCAAGCGGGCACAAGGAATGTTAAAAAAATGGGAGGCTGACGACGAAGAGGTAATTAGTCTTTGGAAAACGATGAATGGCTGGGTTTATGAAGGTTTTACAGAAACCTACAATAAACTTGGTGTTAGCTTCGATAAATTCTACTACGAATCTAACACCTACTTATTGGGTAAAGATATTGTAGAAGAAGGTTTAGCAAGTGGCGTGTTCTTCCAAAAGCCAGATGGCTCTGTCTGGATAGATCTGACTGCTGATGGACTTGATGAAAAACTGGTACGCCGTGCCGATGGTACTTCGGTTTACATTACCCAGGATTTGGGTACTGCACAATTGAAATACGATGATTACCACATGGATGAATCTATTTACGTGGTTGGTAATGAGCAGGATTATCACTTTAAAGTGTTGTTCCTGATCCTCCAGAAATTGGGCAAAACATGGGCAAAAGGTTTATTCCATTTATCGTACGGTATGGTCGACCTGCCATCGGGTAAAATGAAATCGCGTGAAGGTACAGTTGTTGATGCCGATGACCTGATCTCTGAAATGGAGCAAACCGCCAAAACCCAAACCGAAGCATTAGGTAAGGTTGAAGGTTACAGCGAAGAAGATAAAAATCATCTTTACCACATCATTGGTATGGGAGCTCTAAAATACTTTTTGCTTAAAGTTGAGCCGAAAAAACGTCTGTTATTCGATCCTAATGAGTCGATAGATTTTCAGGGGCATACTGGTCCGTTTATACAGTACACCCATGCACGTATCAAATCGGTATTGAGCAGGGCAGGAGTTGATTATAGCGAAACTTTGCCGATAGAAACTTTAGATGCCGTTGAGCGCGACTTGATCATTGCCTTAACGCAGTTCCCGGAAATAATCAGTCAGGCGGCTAAAAACTATAGCCCGGCTATTATAGCAAACTATGTTTACGAACTCGCTAAAACCTTCAACAAGTTTTACCACGAAAAATCGATATTACAGGCTGAGGATGAAACTCTGAAGAAATTCCGTCTACAATTATCAGCTGCATCGGCAAGGGTGATAAGCAAAGGAATGGGATTGTTGGGTATTGAAGTGCCGGAAAGGATGTAA
- a CDS encoding 3-hydroxyacyl-CoA dehydrogenase family protein, protein MDMENITVIGSGTMGNGIAHLFAQYGYQVALADINQQALDKAIQTITANFDRQIKKGTADETTKQKALGNITTFTDLQQAVKGAQLVIEAATENSEIKLDLFKQLSELCADDTILASNTSSISITKIASVTKNPGNVIGMHFMNPVPVMKLVEVIRGYTTTDAVTATIMQLAEKLDKVPVEVNDYPGFVANRILMPMINEAIYTLYEGVAGVYEIDTVMKLGMAHPMGPLQLADFIGLDVCLAILNVLHAGFGNPKYAPCPLLVNMVTAGHKGIKTGEGFYKYTAGSKELIVAPKFA, encoded by the coding sequence TTGGATATGGAAAATATTACGGTAATAGGTTCGGGTACTATGGGTAATGGCATAGCCCATTTGTTTGCACAGTATGGATATCAGGTTGCACTAGCGGATATTAATCAACAGGCTTTAGATAAGGCCATACAAACTATTACCGCAAATTTCGATCGCCAGATTAAGAAAGGCACTGCAGATGAAACAACCAAGCAAAAGGCGCTCGGTAATATCACCACCTTTACAGATTTGCAACAGGCGGTAAAAGGCGCACAACTGGTTATTGAGGCAGCTACGGAGAACAGTGAGATTAAACTCGATCTGTTTAAACAATTGAGTGAGTTATGTGCCGATGATACCATACTGGCCAGTAATACATCATCTATTTCTATCACCAAAATAGCTTCAGTAACTAAAAATCCGGGTAATGTAATTGGGATGCATTTTATGAACCCGGTACCGGTGATGAAATTGGTTGAAGTGATTCGCGGGTATACCACTACCGATGCTGTTACTGCCACAATCATGCAACTGGCAGAAAAACTGGATAAAGTACCTGTTGAAGTAAATGATTACCCGGGCTTTGTGGCCAACCGTATTTTGATGCCAATGATTAACGAGGCTATTTATACCCTCTACGAGGGCGTAGCCGGCGTGTACGAGATAGATACAGTGATGAAGCTGGGTATGGCCCACCCGATGGGTCCGTTGCAACTGGCCGACTTTATTGGCCTCGATGTTTGTCTGGCAATTTTAAATGTTTTACATGCAGGTTTTGGCAACCCTAAATATGCGCCATGCCCTTTGCTGGTTAATATGGTAACCGCTGGGCATAAGGGAATTAAAACCGGCGAAGGTTTTTATAAATACACAGCGGGCAGTAAAGAACTAATTGTAGCACCAAAATTTGCATAA
- a CDS encoding ATP-binding protein yields the protein MSPSDYLLSNEQLIEVLSLTNTATAIHVTEDAIIQLANDAMLQIWNKDSSVIGKTLEDALPELKGQPFIEMFKRVWNEGITISGTDTPADLIVNGKLQTLYFDFEYRAIKNAEGNTICILHTATDITDRFLGKQAIERAIEKEEALQREQALNEELAAANEELGAANEELNAINDELQETQNTLNNLNNELEERIFDRTLKLFTSQENLEKLNKELHDSETKLDQILSQLPAPVVVLEGPNQVITTTNDSLLSFWDKTREQVMGKPMLEVFPELTNQRFPALWKHVFETGEVITNRETQVIFNRPNGGKRLFYVDYYYQPLKDTEGNTTAVLATVIDVTDKVLSRQRVEEAENKLRMAIESSELGTWYYDVEKREYVFSDRLKQIFGFYPEDEVTNELATQQITDEYRDEVVRLVNEAITNNTNYQVEYAITGFHDKQLRWIRATGKLYPAHGVHPANFSGIVMDITDLKVEEQRKDDFISIASHELKTPTTALKASLQLLDRMKEKPSPIFPKLIEQANRSMDKITGLIDELLNSTRTTEGQLHLNKATFTIADMLNSCCNHVRMAGKHKLILQGDEHLQVFADEHRIDQVVVNLVNNAVKYAPDSIEIYFIVEKLGDMAKISVKDTGPGISADKIPHLFTRYYRADYAGSQYSGLGLGLYISSEIIKRHGGQIGVDTELGKGSTFWFTLPLK from the coding sequence ATGAGCCCCTCCGACTATCTTTTAAGCAATGAGCAACTCATAGAAGTGCTTTCACTCACCAACACGGCTACCGCCATACATGTTACAGAAGATGCTATAATTCAGCTGGCTAACGATGCCATGTTGCAGATTTGGAATAAAGATAGCAGTGTAATAGGCAAAACTTTAGAAGATGCCCTTCCCGAACTGAAAGGCCAGCCGTTTATCGAAATGTTTAAACGTGTTTGGAATGAGGGGATCACCATTTCGGGCACAGATACCCCTGCCGATCTGATAGTTAATGGCAAATTACAGACCCTATATTTCGATTTCGAATACCGCGCCATTAAGAATGCCGAAGGTAATACCATTTGCATTTTACACACTGCTACAGATATTACTGATCGTTTTCTGGGGAAACAGGCCATTGAGCGTGCTATAGAAAAGGAAGAGGCCCTGCAGCGCGAACAAGCTTTAAATGAAGAACTTGCCGCCGCTAACGAAGAACTTGGAGCCGCAAATGAAGAATTAAATGCGATTAATGACGAGCTGCAGGAAACTCAAAACACTTTAAACAACCTTAATAACGAACTGGAAGAGCGGATCTTTGACCGTACGCTGAAGCTGTTTACTTCGCAGGAAAATCTGGAGAAGCTGAATAAAGAATTACATGACAGCGAAACCAAACTGGATCAGATACTGAGCCAGTTACCGGCACCCGTTGTAGTTTTAGAAGGCCCTAATCAGGTAATTACAACTACTAATGATTCCCTGCTTTCATTCTGGGATAAAACCAGGGAACAGGTTATGGGCAAACCCATGCTGGAAGTTTTTCCCGAACTGACCAATCAGCGCTTCCCGGCACTTTGGAAACACGTTTTTGAAACCGGCGAGGTAATAACCAATCGCGAAACCCAGGTTATCTTTAACAGGCCAAACGGCGGCAAAAGGTTGTTCTATGTCGACTACTATTATCAGCCTCTTAAAGATACTGAGGGCAACACCACAGCCGTATTAGCCACCGTTATTGACGTTACAGACAAAGTATTGTCGCGCCAGCGGGTTGAAGAGGCTGAGAACAAGCTAAGAATGGCAATTGAGTCATCCGAACTTGGCACCTGGTATTACGATGTAGAGAAAAGGGAGTATGTATTTTCAGATCGTTTAAAGCAGATCTTTGGATTTTATCCGGAAGATGAAGTAACAAACGAACTGGCAACTCAACAAATTACCGACGAATACCGGGATGAGGTTGTAAGACTGGTAAATGAAGCAATAACAAATAATACCAACTATCAGGTTGAGTATGCTATTACAGGATTTCACGACAAGCAACTCCGCTGGATACGTGCAACCGGGAAATTGTATCCGGCACATGGTGTACACCCGGCCAATTTTTCGGGTATAGTAATGGACATTACCGATCTGAAGGTTGAGGAGCAGCGTAAAGACGATTTTATCAGTATTGCCAGCCACGAGTTAAAAACGCCCACTACTGCTTTAAAAGCCTCATTACAGCTTTTGGACCGGATGAAAGAGAAGCCATCCCCAATATTTCCAAAGCTGATTGAGCAAGCCAACAGAAGTATGGATAAGATAACAGGCTTAATTGATGAGTTGCTTAACTCTACACGTACAACTGAAGGCCAGCTGCACCTCAATAAAGCCACATTTACCATTGCCGATATGTTGAACAGCTGCTGCAACCACGTACGTATGGCAGGCAAACATAAACTGATTTTGCAGGGCGACGAACATTTGCAGGTTTTTGCCGATGAGCACCGTATAGACCAGGTGGTGGTAAACCTGGTAAACAACGCCGTAAAATACGCACCCGACAGTATCGAGATTTATTTTATTGTAGAAAAACTTGGCGATATGGCCAAAATATCGGTGAAAGATACAGGCCCTGGCATTAGTGCCGACAAAATCCCCCACCTGTTTACCCGTTACTACCGTGCCGATTATGCCGGTTCGCAATACTCTGGTTTAGGTTTGGGCTTGTACATCAGCTCAGAAATTATTAAACGCCACGGTGGGCAAATTGGGGTTGATACTGAATTGGGTAAAGGCAGTACATTTTGGTTTACGTTGCCGTTGAAGTAA